Proteins found in one Mycoplasma sp. 1578d genomic segment:
- a CDS encoding helix-turn-helix transcriptional regulator — protein MKQLTSLFKYLSSESKLKIIIHLYMCSKAECDVQTLSDLFKIRQANLSKHLSTLRSANVIKTKTKGIYVYYYINKDFCNQHHELLDLIAKEPSFQKYACSCNDQLVHSH, from the coding sequence ATGAAACAATTAACCAGCTTATTCAAATATTTATCAAGTGAATCAAAATTAAAAATTATCATTCACTTATATATGTGTTCTAAAGCTGAATGCGATGTGCAAACTCTTTCTGACTTATTTAAAATTCGTCAAGCCAACTTATCTAAGCATCTTAGCACACTTCGTAGTGCTAATGTCATTAAAACTAAAACAAAAGGTATTTACGTTTATTATTACATTAACAAAGATTTTTGTAATCAACACCACGAATTATTAGACTTAATTGCTAAAGAGCCTAGTTTTCAAAAATATGCTTGTTCTTGCAATGATCAATTAGTTCATAGCCATTAA
- a CDS encoding PTS sugar transporter subunit IIABC, with the protein MIWIKWKKQIKHEKNTIYQADKLPFNKDAFLACFNDLNHIVSLELKPSRVNIIFNQNPQVNLEKLKSLKGISGILVNSNKLSIILGEFSQATYNLLKHTRSLS; encoded by the coding sequence TTGATTTGAATCAAATGAAAAAAACAAATCAAACATGAGAAAAATACTATTTATCAAGCTGATAAATTACCCTTTAATAAAGATGCATTTTTAGCTTGTTTTAATGATTTAAATCATATTGTTTCACTTGAATTAAAACCATCTAGAGTTAATATTATTTTTAACCAAAATCCGCAAGTTAACTTAGAAAAACTCAAATCACTCAAAGGAATTAGTGGGATTTTAGTCAATTCAAATAAATTATCAATTATTCTAGGTGAGTTCTCACAAGCAACTTACAACTTACTAAAACATACAAGATCATTATCATAA
- a CDS encoding M13 family metallopeptidase, whose protein sequence is MKKPNLKDDFYQYTNYSWLKKAKIDPDKPSISAFGELDKKLNKQLISLADQLASNSDQLTGPLSEFAKFYKMFKNYKKRNALAMKPAKKLISEIEQLSSFDELAQKLISKRSQWEYLPISLEVEDDFVDSSIKVLWLGEQSIILPAKEYYEKEDAQKHLNVFKSMSVKLLQEYGYTQSQANKLADQAVEFDNLVKDYILSSLQKADYTSLYNMTPLDQLKDTSNYFNLEALAKQIVGTNISSIVVTNKDYVANLNKIYNADTFNGYKAMLIIKNLIASCAYLSDELRIIATELRKSVTGIDRAINNKKYAFKSSEQWFNKPFGLAYAQKYFGPQAKKDVKKMIKKMINIYKNRLAQNDWLSQKTKQKAILKLSKLDVMVGYPDKIRPYYKKLKVKTYSQGSNLLENVLNFKAIMQKYQDSLYLKSESKEYWEMSPALINAYFHPIKNHIVFPAAILQAPFYSIEQSSSKNYGGIGAVIAHEISHAFDNNGSQFDENGSLNNWWTDDDRAKFDLRKEQVIELFEGFDTGMGLVNGKLTVSENIADLGGFDCALEAAQGQKEFNAHDFFTNWATIWRIKTKPEYMTLLLKTDVHAPGYARANVHLKNCDLFYETYQITAKNQMFIPQNKRVKIW, encoded by the coding sequence ATGAAAAAACCAAATTTAAAAGATGATTTTTATCAATATACTAATTATTCGTGATTGAAAAAGGCTAAAATCGATCCTGATAAACCATCAATTTCTGCCTTTGGAGAATTAGATAAAAAGCTTAATAAACAATTAATTTCTCTGGCTGATCAACTAGCAAGTAATTCAGATCAACTCACAGGTCCGTTAAGTGAATTTGCTAAGTTTTATAAAATGTTTAAAAACTATAAAAAACGTAATGCTTTAGCAATGAAACCGGCTAAAAAACTCATTAGTGAAATTGAACAATTAAGCAGTTTTGACGAATTAGCACAAAAATTAATATCAAAGCGTTCGCAATGAGAATATTTACCAATTAGTTTAGAAGTTGAAGATGATTTTGTTGATTCATCAATTAAAGTCTTGTGATTGGGTGAACAATCAATTATTTTGCCTGCAAAAGAATATTATGAAAAAGAAGACGCTCAAAAACATTTAAACGTCTTTAAGTCAATGAGTGTCAAATTATTGCAAGAATACGGATATACTCAAAGCCAAGCAAATAAATTAGCTGATCAAGCGGTGGAATTTGATAATTTAGTTAAAGATTATATCCTTTCTTCATTACAAAAAGCTGATTACACTAGTTTATATAACATGACACCTCTAGACCAATTAAAAGATACTTCCAACTACTTTAACCTTGAAGCTTTAGCAAAACAAATTGTAGGAACCAATATTTCAAGTATAGTAGTAACCAATAAAGATTACGTTGCTAATTTAAACAAAATTTATAATGCAGACACATTTAACGGATATAAAGCTATGTTAATTATTAAAAACTTAATTGCTTCTTGTGCTTATTTAAGCGATGAATTAAGAATTATTGCTACTGAATTACGTAAATCAGTTACTGGAATAGATCGTGCAATCAATAATAAAAAATATGCTTTTAAAAGTTCAGAGCAATGATTTAATAAACCTTTTGGACTAGCATATGCACAAAAATATTTTGGTCCTCAAGCTAAAAAAGATGTTAAAAAGATGATTAAGAAAATGATTAATATTTACAAAAATCGTCTAGCTCAAAATGATTGATTAAGCCAAAAAACCAAGCAAAAAGCAATTCTTAAACTTTCAAAACTTGACGTGATGGTTGGATATCCAGACAAAATTCGTCCTTATTATAAAAAACTCAAAGTTAAAACATATAGTCAAGGTTCAAACTTGCTTGAAAATGTTCTTAATTTTAAAGCAATTATGCAAAAATATCAAGATTCGCTTTATTTAAAAAGTGAAAGCAAAGAATATTGAGAAATGTCACCAGCTTTAATCAATGCTTATTTTCATCCAATTAAAAACCACATTGTCTTTCCAGCGGCCATTCTCCAAGCCCCATTTTATAGTATTGAGCAAAGTTCATCAAAAAACTATGGTGGAATTGGTGCGGTAATTGCCCATGAAATTTCACATGCTTTTGATAATAATGGCTCACAATTTGACGAAAATGGTTCATTAAATAATTGATGAACCGATGATGATCGAGCTAAATTTGATTTAAGGAAAGAACAAGTAATTGAACTTTTTGAAGGGTTTGATACTGGAATGGGACTAGTTAATGGAAAATTAACCGTTTCAGAAAACATTGCTGATTTAGGTGGATTTGATTGTGCACTGGAAGCTGCTCAAGGACAAAAAGAATTTAACGCACATGATTTCTTCACTAATTGAGCTACTATTTGACGGATCAAAACCAAGCCTGAATATATGACTTTATTACTCAAAACTGATGTTCATGCCCCTGGATATGCTCGGGCAAATGTCCATTTAAAAAATTGTGATTTATTTTATGAGACTTACCAAATCACTGCAAAAAATCAAATGTTCATCCCTCAAAACAAAAGAGTAAAAATCTGATAA
- the lepA gene encoding translation elongation factor 4, with amino-acid sequence MDKNKIRNFSIIAHIDHGKSTLADRILELTNTVAKRDLKAQFLDSMDLEQERGITIKLNAVQLKYQDYIFHLIDTPGHVDFTYEVSRSLAASEGALLLVDATQGIEAQTLANVYLALENNLEIIPVINKIDLPSADVELVKREIEEVIGIPTDNAILVSAKTGQGVSELLNAIIQYIPYPQNAYDEQPLKALIFDSYFDPYRGVVLLIRIFQGRLRVGDKFKFMSHNTKAEYHVIDLGVRNPHESKKDFLSAGEVGWVSAAIRDAKEVSVGDTITLVENPTEQALPGYKKMKPVVFTGFYPIDTRDYSLLKESLEKISLSDSSITWEQETSKALGFGFRVGFLGMLHMEILQERLDREYQVGIIATAPSVEYKVTFTNGNVEFISNPTMLPDRTFIQYIEEPYIEASIFVPNEYIGNVMDLCQNQRGIYKSLEVIDDKRTRIIYELPLAETIFNFFDRLKSSTKGYASFEYDWIGYRISDLVKVDILLNGDKVDAFSIITHRDKAYESARELTKKLKDAIPRQNFEVPVQATIGGKIIARETIKAFRKDVTAKLYGGDVTRRQKLLKKQKEGKKRMKKLGSIEVPQEAFLSILKTNTEPSK; translated from the coding sequence ATGGATAAAAATAAGATTCGAAATTTTTCAATTATTGCACACATTGATCATGGTAAAAGCACATTGGCTGATCGGATTTTAGAACTAACTAATACAGTTGCTAAACGTGATTTAAAAGCACAATTTCTTGATTCAATGGATCTTGAACAAGAACGCGGAATTACTATTAAACTTAACGCTGTGCAATTAAAATATCAAGATTACATTTTTCATCTTATCGATACACCTGGTCATGTTGACTTTACTTATGAGGTTTCGCGCTCACTGGCTGCTAGTGAAGGTGCTTTATTACTCGTTGATGCGACTCAAGGAATTGAAGCTCAGACTTTAGCTAATGTATATTTGGCACTGGAAAATAATTTAGAAATTATTCCTGTAATTAATAAAATTGATCTCCCAAGTGCTGATGTTGAACTAGTCAAACGTGAAATTGAAGAAGTTATCGGAATTCCAACTGATAATGCAATCCTAGTTTCAGCCAAAACTGGTCAAGGGGTTAGTGAACTTTTGAATGCAATTATTCAATATATTCCATATCCACAAAATGCTTATGATGAGCAACCGCTTAAAGCATTAATTTTTGATAGCTATTTTGATCCATATCGCGGAGTAGTGCTTTTAATTCGAATTTTTCAAGGTCGCTTACGAGTAGGCGACAAATTTAAATTCATGTCTCATAATACTAAAGCTGAATATCACGTCATTGATCTTGGGGTACGGAATCCTCATGAGAGTAAAAAAGATTTTTTATCTGCTGGAGAAGTTGGTTGAGTTAGTGCAGCTATACGTGATGCTAAAGAAGTTTCAGTGGGAGATACAATCACCTTAGTGGAAAACCCAACCGAGCAAGCCCTCCCCGGTTATAAAAAGATGAAACCAGTCGTGTTTACTGGATTTTATCCAATCGATACTCGTGATTATTCGCTTTTAAAAGAATCGCTAGAAAAAATTTCGCTTTCAGATTCCTCGATTACTTGAGAACAAGAAACTTCAAAAGCCCTTGGTTTTGGATTTAGAGTCGGGTTTTTAGGAATGCTTCATATGGAGATATTGCAAGAACGTTTAGATCGAGAATATCAAGTCGGAATTATTGCGACAGCCCCTTCAGTAGAATATAAAGTCACTTTTACTAATGGTAATGTCGAATTTATTTCCAATCCAACTATGCTCCCAGATCGTACTTTTATTCAGTACATTGAAGAACCATACATTGAGGCAAGTATTTTTGTTCCAAATGAATATATAGGAAATGTTATGGACTTGTGTCAAAATCAACGTGGAATATATAAATCTCTTGAAGTGATTGATGATAAGCGAACTAGAATTATTTATGAACTTCCGCTCGCTGAAACTATTTTTAACTTTTTTGATCGTTTAAAAAGTTCAACTAAAGGATATGCATCCTTTGAATATGATTGAATTGGGTATCGGATTAGTGATTTAGTTAAAGTTGACATTCTTTTAAACGGTGATAAGGTTGATGCTTTTTCAATCATCACTCACCGTGATAAAGCCTATGAATCGGCACGTGAATTGACTAAAAAACTTAAGGATGCTATTCCACGCCAAAACTTTGAAGTTCCAGTTCAAGCCACAATTGGTGGAAAAATTATTGCTCGTGAAACCATTAAAGCGTTTCGAAAGGATGTCACTGCTAAGTTATATGGTGGGGACGTAACTCGAAGACAAAAGTTACTTAAAAAACAAAAAGAAGGTAAAAAACGCATGAAAAAACTCGGCTCAATTGAAGTGCCTCAAGAAGCCTTTTTGTCAATTTTAAAAACCAATACTGAACCAAGTAAGTAG
- a CDS encoding LacI family DNA-binding transcriptional regulator, with product MSKQISYKDISEKVRVSISTISRYYNNGYVSEKTKKKIEEFVKSHQYYPNHGARLIRGRDHSIFIIMPEWTQNIYFSIVNGIVAACKKNNRKVNITFTGKTTEEYIETVRYILSWRPTSLVIFNPDRDENLFNFLRSIVDVSIVIYDHQVSGLNWIKVDETNAFYELTLALISTLNISEKGKVQMVFLEDSKLYPIQKKDRFAGFERACKEKGINYERTEVSFNNSNTVKSFLALTRNKQISNVVCSTHESYISLTVQGIPNLRLTDIGYQSIYDRIKNYKAKIFIDFPSIGIEIEKMLLIHSVEKQTQNKFIKARIIT from the coding sequence ATGAGTAAACAGATTTCATATAAGGACATTTCAGAAAAAGTTAGAGTATCAATTTCAACAATTAGTCGATACTATAATAATGGATATGTATCCGAAAAGACCAAAAAGAAAATTGAAGAATTTGTTAAATCGCACCAATACTATCCAAATCATGGTGCTCGACTTATTCGTGGACGTGATCACTCAATTTTTATTATTATGCCCGAATGAACTCAAAATATCTACTTCTCAATAGTTAACGGAATTGTAGCTGCATGTAAGAAAAATAATCGAAAAGTGAATATTACTTTTACCGGAAAAACAACCGAAGAGTATATTGAAACTGTACGCTATATTCTATCGTGACGCCCAACATCATTAGTTATCTTTAACCCAGATCGGGATGAAAATTTATTTAACTTTTTACGCAGTATTGTTGATGTATCCATTGTAATATACGATCACCAAGTATCTGGATTAAACTGAATAAAAGTTGACGAAACCAATGCATTTTATGAACTCACCTTAGCATTAATTAGCACGCTAAATATTTCAGAAAAGGGTAAAGTGCAAATGGTGTTTTTAGAAGATTCAAAACTATATCCAATCCAGAAAAAAGATCGTTTTGCTGGATTTGAGCGAGCTTGCAAAGAAAAAGGAATTAATTATGAGCGAACTGAAGTTTCGTTTAATAACTCTAATACCGTTAAATCATTTTTAGCCTTAACCCGTAACAAACAAATTTCAAACGTAGTTTGTTCAACTCACGAATCATATATTTCACTTACGGTTCAAGGGATTCCGAATTTACGTTTAACTGATATTGGATATCAATCCATTTATGATCGAATCAAAAATTATAAAGCTAAAATTTTTATCGATTTTCCTTCGATTGGAATTGAAATTGAAAAAATGTTATTAATTCATTCAGTTGAAAAACAAACTCAAAATAAATTTATTAAGGCAAGAATTATTACTTAA
- a CDS encoding 16S rRNA (uracil(1498)-N(3))-methyltransferase: MNRFFVQEKVNEHFILSPETLKHLKVIRAENKQFICIYQDEFYLCQLENQKAKIIEKILNNHENPFEIVLAISIIKLERFEWMLQKATELGVSTIIPMDTTFCNTDLIKYKFDKKLERFKTILQNAAEQSFRNKIPTLAPIHTFDQALNYPINHKYLAHEKINISQRLNSQIDHACMFFIGPEGGFSDQEIEQAKTKNVEIISLGSRILRAETAALYLLSQVKMY; the protein is encoded by the coding sequence ATGAATCGTTTTTTTGTCCAAGAAAAAGTGAACGAACACTTTATTTTATCGCCAGAAACGCTTAAACATTTAAAAGTAATCCGTGCTGAGAATAAACAATTTATTTGCATTTATCAAGATGAATTTTATTTGTGTCAATTAGAAAATCAAAAAGCTAAAATTATCGAAAAAATACTCAACAATCATGAAAATCCATTTGAAATAGTTTTAGCAATTTCAATAATTAAGCTTGAACGTTTTGAATGAATGCTCCAAAAAGCAACTGAATTAGGAGTAAGTACAATTATTCCAATGGACACAACTTTTTGTAATACTGATCTAATTAAATATAAATTTGATAAAAAGTTAGAACGTTTTAAAACCATTTTACAAAATGCTGCTGAGCAATCATTTCGTAATAAAATTCCGACATTAGCTCCAATTCACACTTTTGATCAAGCTCTTAATTATCCAATTAATCATAAATATTTAGCTCATGAGAAAATCAATATAAGTCAAAGATTAAATTCTCAAATTGATCATGCTTGCATGTTTTTTATTGGACCTGAAGGTGGTTTTTCAGACCAAGAAATTGAACAAGCCAAAACTAAAAACGTGGAAATTATTTCACTAGGAAGTCGAATCTTACGTGCAGAAACAGCTGCTCTTTATCTACTTTCGCAAGTTAAAATGTATTAA
- a CDS encoding ABC-F family ATP-binding cassette domain-containing protein, with amino-acid sequence MLEVQNLSKIFSDKKLFEGVNLKFTEGNTYGIIGANGAGKSTFLKILSGQIEPTSGNVVIEKNKRISVLSQDHNAYDNLIVTEVVIMGNDQLYSIKEQKDAIYANSEASMEDYERAAILEEKFGELGGWTAENDAQELLSNLSIPKEKWNVQMKDLTANQKIKVLLAKALFGNPDILIMDEPTNHLDLRSIKWLENFLIEYDNVVIVVSHDSDFLDSICTHIVDIDFNEAKIYTGNYSFWKQSSELAREMMKQSNLKKEAQIEKLKDFIARFSANASKSRQATSRKKSLEKIQLDEIKPSNRKYPYVRWEMNRDHGKQILTVENLTYVNEHGQTLFENLNFNLKPGEKMVIIGEDDIAKTKLLSILAGELEPTSGTIAWGQTIKTSYFPNDNAKYFDSDLNILEWISKWPLENTLEENKDVSDSRMRGFLGRMLFSSDSVFKKVNVTSGGEKARLMFSRMMLLESNFIILDQPLDHLDTESIDSVIEGVKQYRGGVIFTTYNRAFVNQCADVILELKNPQESFLFRGTLEEYEEAMEY; translated from the coding sequence ATGTTAGAAGTTCAAAATTTAAGCAAGATTTTTAGCGATAAAAAGCTATTTGAAGGAGTAAATTTAAAATTTACTGAAGGAAATACATACGGCATAATTGGGGCTAATGGAGCCGGAAAATCTACTTTTTTAAAAATTCTCTCAGGTCAAATTGAGCCAACTAGTGGAAATGTTGTTATTGAAAAAAATAAACGTATTTCAGTCCTTTCACAAGATCATAATGCCTATGATAATTTAATTGTTACCGAAGTTGTGATTATGGGTAATGATCAACTTTATTCAATCAAAGAACAAAAAGATGCTATTTATGCCAATTCTGAAGCAAGTATGGAAGATTATGAAAGAGCTGCCATCTTAGAAGAAAAATTTGGTGAATTAGGTGGTTGGACCGCTGAAAATGATGCTCAAGAACTTCTTTCTAATTTAAGCATCCCCAAAGAAAAATGAAATGTTCAAATGAAAGATCTTACTGCTAATCAAAAAATTAAGGTACTTCTAGCTAAAGCTTTATTTGGAAATCCTGATATTTTAATTATGGATGAACCAACCAACCACTTGGATTTACGTAGTATTAAGTGGCTTGAAAATTTCCTAATTGAGTATGATAATGTGGTAATTGTGGTTTCTCACGATAGTGATTTTCTTGATTCGATTTGCACTCATATTGTTGATATTGATTTTAATGAAGCAAAAATTTATACAGGAAATTATTCGTTTTGAAAACAATCTTCTGAATTAGCTCGTGAAATGATGAAACAATCAAATCTTAAAAAGGAAGCTCAAATTGAAAAGCTTAAAGATTTTATTGCTCGTTTTAGTGCTAATGCGTCTAAATCACGTCAAGCAACCTCACGTAAAAAATCGCTTGAAAAAATTCAACTCGATGAAATTAAACCGTCAAATCGGAAATATCCCTATGTTCGTTGAGAAATGAACCGTGATCACGGGAAACAAATTCTTACTGTTGAAAATTTAACTTATGTTAACGAACACGGTCAAACATTGTTTGAAAATCTTAATTTCAACCTAAAACCTGGAGAAAAAATGGTGATTATTGGCGAAGATGATATTGCTAAAACTAAACTTTTATCGATATTAGCTGGGGAATTGGAGCCAACTAGCGGAACAATTGCTTGAGGTCAAACAATTAAAACCAGTTATTTCCCTAATGATAATGCAAAATATTTTGATTCAGACCTAAATATTTTAGAATGAATTTCAAAATGACCTTTAGAAAATACACTTGAAGAAAATAAAGATGTATCAGATTCACGTATGCGTGGTTTTTTAGGAAGAATGCTCTTTTCGAGTGATTCAGTTTTTAAAAAAGTTAATGTTACTAGCGGGGGCGAAAAAGCTCGTTTAATGTTTTCGAGAATGATGCTCCTTGAAAGCAATTTTATTATTTTAGATCAACCACTAGATCACTTAGATACAGAAAGTATTGATTCGGTCATTGAAGGTGTAAAACAATATCGTGGTGGAGTAATTTTTACCACTTATAATCGTGCATTTGTAAATCAATGTGCTGATGTTATTTTGGAACTCAAAAATCCACAAGAAAGTTTCTTATTCCGTGGAACTTTAGAAGAATACGAAGAAGCGATGGAGTATTAA
- the secA gene encoding preprotein translocase subunit SecA → MKSAKQLFDFKTTEMRIAQRALKEINKLEASVSQLSDQELKQTTNIFKEMLKDGYTLEQIRNDVFAVAREATKRVLGKRPFDVQILGGILLDLGSVAEMKTGEGKTITSIAPVYLNALLGKGAIVSTVNEYLSERDAKEMGQVFNFLGLSVGINKAQMQPNEKRKAYAADITYSVHSELGFDYLRDNMVEKMSEKVQRGLQFCLVDEVDSILIDEAKTPLIISGGQTQDSSTYFSADQFVRTLSIHDYLIDEESKAITLTHSGIARANKFFNVKSIYDIENSETVHLVQNALRAHKIMRNNVEYIVREGKIELVDGFTGRIMEGRSYSEGLQQAIQAKEMVEIEPETQTLATITYQNFFRMFNKLCGMTGTGKTEEQEFIDIYNMRVNVVPTNKPIMRIDEPDAIFVSSIDKWNAVTNKVLELYQKGQPVLIGTAQIEDSEELHKHLLQAGVPHTVLNAKQNASEAEIISQAGQVKAVTIATNMAGRGTDIKPSPEALELGGLYVIGTDKAESRRIDNQLRGRSGRQGDIGTSKFYISIDDPLMQRFSNYDSFKEAYADANGSEITNKNLRFAFNHAQKKIEGFNYDSRKSVLNYDDVIRQQRDLIYSQRDLILDAVDPKFIVEKMIKHTTNSIVNFPAYKGKYSYNYNELVNFLNQNIGGLIAFEFSLKEISHIYEKDLPEYISNVIIQAYEKWRTNALKSYLDQEIYEIEKQIILSTLDSKWKRHINNMDKLRSNVNLVQYSQKNPYQIYTQEGTRMFEDMVENIAFDVMLQIFSNRLGAHSLITREMEEDPIFQEIYQSFTNNDLSKTPSEREQEIVEIYKSVKARMEEITASLSMYDYDPVPQETSQTHEINEQNNPLIDELKDNFDLATQTELDIHSKHQLHEEEPDPNEPSISILPVNEVFNNTHNPSYQSDRTQPDNSLNKKT, encoded by the coding sequence TTTCGACGTACAAATCCTTGGTGGAATTTTACTTGATCTTGGTTCAGTTGCTGAAATGAAAACTGGAGAGGGGAAAACTATTACCTCGATTGCTCCAGTGTATTTAAATGCCCTTTTAGGAAAGGGGGCTATTGTTTCAACTGTTAATGAATATTTGAGTGAACGTGACGCCAAAGAAATGGGTCAAGTATTTAATTTCTTAGGCTTAAGCGTTGGAATTAACAAAGCCCAAATGCAACCAAACGAAAAACGAAAAGCCTATGCTGCTGATATTACTTACTCAGTCCATTCAGAGCTTGGATTTGACTATCTTCGTGATAATATGGTCGAAAAAATGAGCGAAAAAGTCCAAAGAGGACTACAATTTTGTCTTGTTGATGAGGTTGATTCTATTCTAATTGACGAAGCTAAAACTCCACTTATTATTTCAGGAGGTCAAACTCAAGATTCATCAACATACTTTTCAGCCGATCAATTTGTCCGTACTTTATCAATTCATGATTACTTAATTGATGAAGAATCTAAGGCAATTACTTTAACCCACTCAGGAATTGCTCGAGCTAATAAATTTTTCAATGTTAAAAGCATTTACGATATTGAAAACTCAGAAACTGTCCACTTAGTCCAAAATGCTTTAAGAGCCCATAAAATTATGCGTAATAATGTTGAGTACATTGTTCGTGAAGGAAAAATTGAACTTGTCGATGGATTTACCGGAAGAATCATGGAAGGTCGGAGCTATTCAGAAGGTCTTCAGCAAGCAATTCAAGCTAAAGAAATGGTTGAAATTGAACCTGAAACCCAAACTTTAGCCACCATTACTTACCAAAACTTTTTTAGAATGTTTAATAAACTATGTGGAATGACAGGAACTGGAAAAACCGAAGAGCAAGAATTTATTGATATATATAACATGCGTGTGAATGTGGTTCCAACTAATAAACCAATTATGCGGATTGATGAACCTGATGCTATTTTTGTTTCATCGATAGATAAATGAAACGCAGTAACAAACAAAGTACTTGAGTTGTATCAAAAAGGACAACCTGTGTTAATTGGAACTGCTCAAATTGAAGATTCTGAAGAGCTCCATAAACATTTATTACAAGCTGGAGTTCCTCATACTGTTCTTAACGCTAAACAAAACGCTTCTGAAGCAGAAATTATCTCACAAGCAGGACAAGTTAAAGCAGTTACAATTGCTACAAACATGGCCGGTCGAGGAACTGATATTAAGCCTTCACCTGAAGCCTTAGAACTCGGTGGATTATACGTAATTGGAACTGATAAAGCCGAATCGCGTCGGATCGATAATCAACTTAGAGGACGTTCTGGACGTCAAGGCGATATAGGAACTAGCAAGTTTTATATCTCAATTGATGACCCCTTAATGCAACGTTTTTCAAATTATGATTCATTTAAAGAAGCTTATGCTGATGCTAACGGATCTGAAATAACTAATAAAAACTTGCGGTTTGCCTTTAATCATGCTCAAAAGAAAATTGAAGGATTTAATTATGATTCACGGAAATCAGTACTAAATTATGATGATGTTATCCGTCAGCAAAGAGACTTAATTTATTCGCAAAGAGATCTGATTTTAGATGCGGTAGACCCTAAGTTTATTGTTGAAAAAATGATTAAACACACTACTAATTCGATTGTTAATTTTCCAGCTTATAAAGGAAAATATTCATATAACTATAATGAGTTAGTAAACTTTTTAAACCAAAATATCGGTGGATTAATTGCTTTTGAATTTTCACTTAAGGAAATTAGTCATATTTACGAAAAAGATCTTCCTGAGTATATTTCAAACGTTATTATTCAAGCATACGAAAAATGAAGAACTAATGCTTTAAAATCATATTTAGATCAAGAAATTTATGAAATTGAAAAACAAATTATTTTATCAACTTTAGATTCAAAGTGAAAACGTCATATTAATAATATGGATAAATTGCGTTCAAACGTAAATTTAGTTCAATATTCACAAAAAAATCCTTACCAAATTTACACTCAAGAAGGAACACGAATGTTTGAAGATATGGTTGAAAATATTGCTTTTGATGTCATGCTTCAAATCTTTTCGAACCGTTTAGGAGCTCATTCACTGATTACTCGGGAAATGGAAGAGGACCCAATTTTCCAAGAAATTTATCAATCATTTACCAATAATGATTTAAGCAAAACTCCAAGCGAACGTGAGCAAGAAATTGTTGAAATATACAAAAGCGTTAAGGCTCGGATGGAAGAAATTACTGCCAGTTTAAGTATGTATGATTATGATCCAGTTCCGCAAGAAACTTCACAAACTCACGAAATAAATGAACAAAATAATCCTTTGATTGATGAGTTGAAAGATAATTTTGATTTAGCCACTCAAACAGAATTAGATATTCACAGTAAACATCAATTACACGAAGAAGAACCAGATCCTAATGAGCCAAGCATTTCAATTCTTCCGGTCAATGAAGTGTTTAATAATACCCATAATCCAAGTTACCAAAGTGATCGAACTCAACCAGATAATTCTCTAAATAAAAAGACATAA